A DNA window from Hippea jasoniae contains the following coding sequences:
- a CDS encoding TIGR00296 family protein produces MELSLKEGEFLVRLARRAIEHYFETGKLLEKPKEYPQIFNEERGVFVTLNTYPQKQLRGCIGYPLAVAPLIDAVIMSALSAAFEDPRFNPLEKLELDKVVVEVTVLSKMELLDKNIPYERQIKVGRDGLYVVCGANSGLLLPQVPVEWNWDEVTFLANVCHKAGLEYTCYKNKNCNFYRFSGQIFEEESPNGRVVEKKIEEVL; encoded by the coding sequence ATGGAGTTGAGTTTAAAAGAGGGTGAGTTTCTTGTAAGACTTGCACGCAGAGCCATTGAGCATTATTTTGAAACGGGAAAGTTGCTGGAAAAACCTAAAGAATATCCACAGATTTTTAATGAGGAGCGCGGGGTTTTTGTTACACTTAACACCTATCCACAGAAACAGCTAAGGGGATGCATAGGATACCCGCTTGCCGTTGCGCCGCTTATTGATGCAGTTATAATGTCTGCCTTGTCGGCTGCATTTGAAGATCCAAGATTTAATCCACTTGAAAAGTTGGAGCTTGACAAGGTTGTTGTTGAGGTCACAGTGCTTTCTAAAATGGAACTTTTAGATAAGAATATACCCTATGAAAGACAGATTAAGGTGGGCAGAGACGGTCTCTATGTGGTTTGCGGTGCAAATAGCGGTTTGCTTCTGCCTCAGGTGCCTGTTGAGTGGAACTGGGATGAGGTGACATTTCTTGCCAATGTATGCCATAAAGCAGGATTGGAATACACCTGTTATAAAAATAAGAACTGCAATTTCTACAGGTTTAGTGGTCAGATCTTTGAGGAGGAGTCTCCAAACGGCAGGGTTGTAGAGAAGAAAATTGAGGAGGTTTTGTGA
- the thrS gene encoding threonine--tRNA ligase produces the protein MKLDKGTNLLEYVKKNKLKDIVAAKVNGKVVDLDITLDSDSDVEFIDVNSKEGLDILRHSAAHIMAQAIQKLFPDAKFAIGPAIENGFYYDIDVGRTLGEDDLKKIEKEMKKIVGANYPFKRRELSKQEAVEYFKQKGDEYKVEIIEDIDDDVVSFYTQGDFTDLCRGPHIPSTGYLKYFKLLSVAGAYFKGDENRPMLQRVYGAAFATKQQLDNYLRFLKEVKKRDHRKLGKQLDLFSITDEVGPGLIIWHPKGAMLRYLIEDFERKEHLKRGYEFVKGPEILRTDLWKRSGHFDHYRENMYFTEIDNQSFGIKPMNCLGHIMVYKSKKRSYRELPKRYFELGVVHRHEKSGVLHGLLRVREFTQDDAHIFCRPDQLNDEIIGVLNFVQDVMGLFGFEYDLEISTRPENSIGTDEQWELATNALINALKSTGKKYDINEGDGAFYGPKIDVKLKDAIGRSWQCATIQCDFTLPERFNLTYIDEDGKEKQPVMVHRVILGSIERFIAILIENYEGDFPLWIAPVQVRVIPVSVKHEEYANKVYERLKDSGVRVEFESRNETLSKKIRFGETDKIPYLVIVGDKEIENNNIAVRKRKEGDLGCFSIDEFVKHIEEEVSSRR, from the coding sequence ATGAAGCTTGATAAAGGAACAAATCTCCTTGAATATGTAAAGAAAAACAAACTAAAGGATATTGTTGCGGCTAAAGTTAACGGTAAAGTTGTTGACCTTGATATCACTCTTGATTCAGACAGCGATGTGGAGTTTATCGATGTCAACTCAAAAGAGGGGCTTGATATATTAAGACACTCTGCAGCACATATTATGGCACAGGCGATTCAAAAACTGTTTCCCGATGCTAAGTTTGCAATAGGGCCTGCTATAGAAAACGGCTTTTATTACGATATTGATGTGGGTAGAACGCTTGGTGAGGATGACCTCAAAAAAATAGAAAAAGAGATGAAAAAAATCGTTGGGGCAAACTATCCATTTAAGCGAAGGGAGTTGTCAAAACAGGAAGCTGTAGAGTATTTTAAACAAAAGGGCGATGAATATAAGGTTGAAATAATAGAAGATATTGACGATGATGTTGTTAGTTTTTATACGCAGGGCGATTTTACAGATCTATGCAGGGGGCCACACATTCCATCAACAGGTTATTTGAAGTATTTTAAGCTTTTAAGTGTGGCTGGAGCGTATTTTAAAGGTGATGAAAACCGCCCGATGTTGCAACGTGTCTATGGTGCTGCATTTGCAACAAAACAGCAGCTTGATAACTATCTGAGGTTTCTTAAAGAGGTTAAAAAGAGGGATCACAGAAAGTTGGGTAAGCAACTTGATCTATTCAGTATAACCGATGAGGTTGGGCCCGGTTTGATTATCTGGCATCCAAAGGGTGCAATGTTGAGGTATTTGATAGAGGATTTTGAACGCAAAGAGCATCTAAAGAGGGGTTATGAATTTGTTAAAGGCCCTGAAATTTTAAGGACCGATTTATGGAAGAGAAGCGGTCATTTCGATCATTACAGAGAAAATATGTATTTTACAGAAATCGATAATCAAAGCTTTGGCATAAAACCGATGAACTGTTTGGGTCACATAATGGTATATAAATCAAAAAAACGCAGCTATCGTGAGCTACCTAAAAGATATTTTGAATTGGGTGTGGTTCACAGACATGAGAAAAGCGGTGTTTTGCATGGTTTGTTGAGGGTTAGAGAATTTACGCAGGATGATGCGCATATCTTTTGTAGACCCGATCAGCTTAACGATGAGATTATTGGTGTTTTAAACTTTGTGCAGGATGTTATGGGTCTTTTTGGTTTTGAGTATGACCTTGAGATCTCAACAAGGCCTGAGAACTCAATTGGAACGGATGAGCAGTGGGAGCTTGCAACAAACGCCCTTATTAACGCTCTTAAGTCCACTGGCAAAAAGTATGATATTAACGAAGGCGACGGTGCCTTTTATGGTCCAAAAATAGATGTAAAACTAAAGGATGCAATAGGCAGAAGCTGGCAGTGTGCTACAATTCAGTGTGATTTTACCCTGCCAGAGCGTTTCAATTTAACTTATATCGATGAGGATGGTAAAGAAAAACAACCCGTGATGGTTCACAGGGTCATTTTGGGTTCTATAGAGCGGTTTATAGCTATCCTGATTGAGAATTACGAAGGTGATTTTCCTCTGTGGATTGCGCCTGTTCAGGTGCGCGTGATTCCAGTTAGTGTAAAACATGAAGAGTATGCAAATAAGGTTTATGAGAGATTGAAGGATTCAGGTGTAAGGGTGGAGTTTGAGTCGCGTAATGAGACTCTATCAAAGAAAATAAGGTTTGGTGAAACAGATAAAATTCCATACCTCGTTATTGTGGGTGACAAGGAGATTGAAAATAACAATATAGCTGTTAGGAAACGCAAAGAGGGCGATCTGGGCTGTTTTAGTATAGATGAGTTTGTGAAACATATAGAGGAAGAAGTTTCAAGCAGGAGGTGA
- a CDS encoding nucleoside recognition domain-containing protein, with protein MAEALLHAFTGSLRLSIKLILIIVPLMVAYEFVQNSRWFAKLLDFLHIFLKPLGFSKQASISMLTGIFLGITYGSGILIAQSQKKQLTQLDVLLTAVYLSMCHAVIEDTLVFVVIGANGFYMLFTRIIIATIMTYLFYIYFKNKLNIAK; from the coding sequence ATGGCTGAGGCACTGCTACATGCATTCACAGGCAGCCTTAGGCTTTCGATAAAACTTATACTTATCATAGTTCCTCTAATGGTGGCTTATGAGTTTGTTCAAAACAGCCGCTGGTTTGCAAAACTGCTGGACTTCTTACATATATTCCTAAAACCACTTGGATTTTCCAAACAGGCAAGCATCTCCATGTTAACAGGCATCTTCTTAGGCATTACATACGGCTCAGGAATATTAATTGCACAAAGCCAAAAAAAACAACTCACTCAATTGGATGTTTTATTAACAGCAGTGTATCTTTCCATGTGCCATGCGGTTATAGAAGATACACTTGTTTTTGTCGTTATTGGAGCAAATGGGTTTTATATGCTTTTTACGCGGATTATTATAGCCACAATCATGACATATCTATTTTATATCTATTTTAAAAACAAACTAAATATAGCCAAGTAG
- a CDS encoding metal-sulfur cluster assembly factor yields the protein MQTLKEKILEKLKTIYEPCFPVVDIVRMGLIYGIDIDKDNNVKITMTFTSQLCPAAVRLQEKVKQLAQTVEGVNSVDVVLTFDPPWTPDKLSKEDRELLGYI from the coding sequence ATGCAAACATTAAAAGAAAAGATATTGGAGAAACTTAAAACAATCTATGAGCCGTGTTTTCCTGTTGTTGATATTGTGAGAATGGGTTTGATTTATGGTATCGATATTGATAAGGACAATAATGTTAAAATAACAATGACGTTTACATCGCAGTTATGTCCTGCAGCTGTTAGGCTTCAAGAAAAGGTAAAACAGTTAGCCCAAACTGTTGAAGGTGTAAATAGTGTTGATGTTGTGCTAACATTTGACCCGCCATGGACTCCAGATAAACTCTCAAAAGAAGACAGAGAGCTACTTGGCTATATTTAG
- the pheS gene encoding phenylalanine--tRNA ligase subunit alpha, with amino-acid sequence MERIKEEFDKLLVDVKDQESLKQLKARFLGKKGRVSELFKNLRNIEPQKRKEFGAKINELKEYIEQRLNEKLLEIKQKQKEESLKKETIDITLDGRGINFGGIHPITLTIMEIEEIFSSLGFGVEVGPEIELDLFNFELLNIPKEHPARDMQDTFYINDNVVLRTHTSPTQIRVMKRQQPPVMFISPGRVYRRDSDITHSPMFHQVEGLLVDKNIRFSDLKGVLSGFLRRFFGDVPVRFRPSYFPFTEPSAEVDIGCIICGGKGCRVCSYTGYLEVLGCGMVHPNVLRNGGYDPDIYSGFAFGLGVERFAMLKYGIDNIKLFFENDLRFLEQFSLAKGRLL; translated from the coding sequence ATGGAAAGAATTAAAGAAGAGTTTGATAAGCTTTTGGTGGATGTTAAAGATCAGGAATCTCTAAAGCAACTAAAGGCAAGGTTTTTGGGTAAAAAGGGCAGGGTAAGTGAGCTGTTTAAAAACCTCAGAAATATTGAACCACAAAAAAGAAAAGAATTTGGTGCCAAAATAAATGAGTTAAAAGAATATATTGAGCAAAGACTTAACGAGAAGCTTTTGGAGATTAAACAAAAACAGAAAGAGGAATCCTTAAAAAAGGAAACAATAGATATTACGCTTGATGGTAGAGGTATAAACTTTGGTGGCATCCATCCCATTACCCTAACTATAATGGAGATTGAGGAGATTTTTTCATCACTGGGTTTTGGTGTAGAGGTGGGACCTGAGATTGAATTGGATCTGTTCAATTTTGAGCTGTTGAATATACCAAAAGAACATCCTGCAAGGGATATGCAGGATACATTTTACATAAATGATAATGTGGTTTTAAGGACCCATACATCGCCAACACAGATCAGGGTTATGAAAAGACAACAACCACCTGTTATGTTTATATCACCTGGAAGGGTTTATAGGCGCGACTCAGATATAACCCATTCCCCTATGTTTCATCAGGTTGAAGGTTTGCTTGTTGACAAAAATATTCGCTTTTCTGATTTAAAAGGTGTTTTGAGTGGATTTTTGAGGCGTTTCTTTGGCGATGTTCCTGTGAGGTTTAGGCCAAGCTATTTTCCTTTTACAGAACCATCAGCCGAGGTTGATATTGGATGCATTATCTGCGGTGGAAAGGGTTGCAGGGTTTGCTCATATACAGGATATTTAGAGGTTTTAGGTTGCGGCATGGTTCATCCCAATGTGTTGAGAAATGGAGGATACGACCCGGATATTTACAGTGGTTTTGCATTTGGTTTAGGTGTAGAGCGTTTTGCCATGCTTAAATATGGAATAGACAATATAAAACTTTTCTTTGAGAATGACTTGAGGTTTCTTGAGCAATTCTCATTGGCAAAGGGTAGGTTGTTATGA
- the rpmI gene encoding 50S ribosomal protein L35, producing the protein MKLKTRRAAAKRFSKTAKGYFKHARANKSHLLFDKPRKRKRNLKRPNYIKSGQLHHNLKELMPWD; encoded by the coding sequence ATGAAACTCAAAACAAGAAGGGCGGCTGCAAAGAGGTTTTCTAAAACAGCCAAAGGGTATTTCAAGCATGCAAGGGCTAACAAAAGCCACCTTTTGTTTGATAAACCAAGAAAAAGAAAGAGAAACTTAAAAAGGCCTAACTATATCAAAAGCGGTCAGCTTCATCACAATCTAAAAGAATTGATGCCGTGGGATTGA
- the ileS gene encoding isoleucine--tRNA ligase — protein MDYKDTLHLPRTDFPMKANLVKKEPLMLKQWDEMDIYHKILEDRKSAKSFILHDGPPYANGHIHMGHVLNKVLKDIVIKSRTMMGYSCPYVPGWDCHGLPIEHNIEKEIGRAKKDSMPKSQFRQMCRDYARKYIEIQKDEFKRLGVFGDWDNPYLTMDFKYEADTLRELGKFVEKGLVYKQKKPVYWCYSCKTALALAEVEYQDDESDSIYVKFDFISDLGSEDRRFLGMGISAIIWTTTPWTLPANLAIAVHPDFNYAFVKVADRHAYLVAEKLVKPLMEKFSITSYEVIKVVKGKELEGYITAHPFYDRESRIILGEHVTLDAGTGLVHTAPGHGEEDYIVGSKYHLPIYSPVDDDGRFDEDIEFFAGMHVFDANKKVIEILKEKDMLVKEEKIVHSYPHCWRCKSPIIFRSTEQWFISVDKDGLRKKALEEIDNTKWIPSWGRNRIYSMMETRPDWCISRQRAWGVPIALFKCKKCGRVQFKKELIDRVADKIEEFGADVWFEKDANFFLPEGYRCECGSEEFEKENDILDVWFDSGVSHAAVLERREELSWPADMYLEGSDQHRGWFHSSLLESVGTRNKAPYKSVLTHGFVVDSKGRKMSKSLGNVIQPEKVIKKYGAELLRLWASATDYKEDVRLSDEIMKRLVDNYRKIRNTIRFLLGNLYDFDSSKALNYDELEEIDKWVLAETELLKEKLLKAYEDYDFHVIYRNMTNYCILVLSSFYLDILKDRLYCEKEDSKKRRSAQTAMSEILKVIVFYMAPILSFTAEEAYGYMEKNKESVHLEEFVPLKAEFRNEHLIEKFSELRKLKSATDKALELARSEKFIGNSLEAKVFVDVKSDKLRKIIKDMKEKDLADICIVSQFELGKTDNYLKRYFDEETQIEVFVSKAEGAKCERCWKYSQTVGSNPTQEPICDRCYSVVH, from the coding sequence ATGGATTATAAGGATACACTGCATTTACCCAGAACAGATTTTCCAATGAAGGCTAACCTTGTTAAAAAAGAGCCCTTGATGCTTAAGCAGTGGGATGAGATGGATATCTACCATAAGATTCTTGAGGATAGAAAATCAGCTAAAAGTTTTATTCTGCATGATGGCCCCCCTTATGCCAATGGACATATCCATATGGGGCATGTGCTAAATAAGGTGCTTAAAGATATAGTGATAAAATCGCGCACGATGATGGGTTATAGCTGTCCGTATGTGCCTGGCTGGGATTGCCATGGATTACCTATTGAGCATAACATAGAAAAAGAGATAGGCAGAGCTAAAAAGGATTCCATGCCCAAAAGCCAGTTCAGACAGATGTGCAGAGATTATGCAAGAAAGTATATAGAGATCCAAAAAGATGAGTTTAAACGCTTGGGTGTATTTGGCGATTGGGATAATCCCTATCTAACAATGGATTTTAAATACGAAGCTGATACATTAAGAGAGCTTGGAAAATTTGTCGAAAAAGGGCTTGTATATAAACAGAAAAAGCCGGTTTACTGGTGTTATTCCTGTAAAACCGCTCTTGCTTTGGCTGAGGTTGAATATCAGGATGATGAGTCTGACTCGATATATGTTAAATTTGACTTCATCAGTGATTTGGGTAGCGAGGATAGGCGTTTTTTGGGTATGGGTATATCTGCGATAATCTGGACGACAACGCCATGGACATTGCCAGCCAACCTTGCCATTGCCGTTCATCCTGATTTTAATTACGCCTTCGTTAAAGTTGCAGACAGGCATGCCTATCTTGTTGCTGAGAAGCTGGTAAAACCTTTGATGGAAAAGTTTTCCATAACAAGTTATGAGGTTATTAAGGTTGTAAAGGGAAAAGAGCTTGAGGGATATATTACTGCTCATCCGTTTTACGATAGGGAATCAAGAATTATTTTGGGTGAGCATGTAACGCTTGATGCAGGCACAGGTCTTGTTCATACTGCACCCGGCCATGGTGAAGAAGACTACATAGTTGGCAGCAAATATCACCTGCCTATTTATTCACCGGTGGATGATGATGGAAGATTTGATGAAGATATAGAATTTTTTGCCGGCATGCATGTGTTTGATGCAAACAAAAAGGTGATAGAGATTCTTAAAGAGAAGGATATGCTTGTTAAAGAAGAAAAAATCGTCCACTCATACCCGCATTGCTGGCGCTGTAAAAGCCCGATAATATTTAGATCAACAGAGCAGTGGTTTATAAGCGTCGATAAAGATGGTTTGAGGAAAAAAGCTTTAGAAGAGATAGATAATACAAAGTGGATTCCATCCTGGGGCAGGAATAGAATCTACTCGATGATGGAAACCCGCCCCGATTGGTGTATCTCAAGGCAGCGTGCCTGGGGTGTTCCGATTGCTTTATTTAAGTGCAAGAAATGCGGTAGAGTGCAGTTTAAAAAGGAGCTGATAGACAGAGTTGCCGATAAGATAGAGGAGTTTGGAGCTGATGTCTGGTTTGAAAAGGATGCTAACTTCTTCTTACCTGAAGGCTACAGGTGTGAGTGCGGTAGTGAGGAATTTGAGAAGGAAAACGATATTTTGGATGTATGGTTTGACTCAGGTGTTTCACATGCAGCGGTGCTTGAAAGAAGAGAGGAGTTAAGCTGGCCAGCCGATATGTATCTTGAAGGCTCAGATCAACACAGAGGCTGGTTTCACTCATCGCTGCTTGAGTCTGTAGGAACACGCAATAAAGCGCCTTATAAATCGGTTTTGACGCATGGCTTTGTTGTTGACTCAAAAGGCAGGAAGATGAGCAAGTCGCTTGGCAATGTGATTCAGCCAGAAAAGGTTATAAAAAAATATGGAGCAGAGCTTTTGAGATTGTGGGCTTCGGCAACCGATTATAAAGAGGATGTCAGGCTCTCTGATGAAATAATGAAAAGGCTTGTTGATAACTACCGCAAAATCAGAAATACAATAAGGTTTCTGTTGGGAAATCTATACGATTTTGACTCATCAAAGGCTTTAAACTACGATGAACTTGAAGAGATAGATAAGTGGGTGCTTGCAGAGACAGAGCTTTTGAAGGAAAAACTGCTTAAAGCTTATGAGGATTACGACTTCCATGTTATCTACAGAAATATGACAAACTATTGTATCCTGGTGCTTTCAAGTTTTTATCTTGATATTTTGAAGGATAGGCTGTATTGTGAGAAAGAGGATTCAAAAAAGAGGCGTTCGGCTCAAACGGCAATGAGTGAAATTTTGAAGGTAATAGTGTTCTATATGGCCCCGATTCTGTCATTTACAGCAGAAGAGGCTTACGGTTATATGGAAAAGAATAAAGAGAGTGTGCATCTTGAGGAGTTTGTCCCACTGAAAGCTGAGTTTAGAAATGAACATTTAATAGAAAAATTCTCTGAATTGAGAAAGCTAAAGTCAGCTACGGATAAAGCATTGGAGCTTGCAAGATCAGAGAAGTTTATTGGCAATTCATTAGAAGCCAAGGTTTTTGTTGATGTGAAAAGTGATAAGTTGAGAAAAATAATAAAGGATATGAAAGAAAAAGACCTTGCCGATATCTGTATCGTTAGCCAGTTTGAGCTTGGCAAAACCGATAACTATCTTAAACGCTATTTTGATGAGGAGACTCAGATTGAGGTATTTGTGTCAAAGGCAGAAGGTGCTAAATGCGAGCGATGCTGGAAGTATTCTCAAACGGTGGGCAGTAATCCAACGCAAGAGCCCATTTGCGATAGGTGTTATAGTGTTGTTCATTGA
- the pheT gene encoding phenylalanine--tRNA ligase subunit beta, with protein sequence MRVSYRWLREFIDFDYDAYTLADKLTMMGLEVDSIMSIPTWDSVVGEVIELKKDSNLAYCSVDIGGKTINIATADKTVEVGEKFGVVVAGGSVGDKSIEKRKFGEFISEGMFLSAEEMELEESSDKLFRLDKSFANGTKLKDLDEFNDHIIEIELTPNRGDALSILGIARDVKALAGNEIKLPKMEFDLIDKHIDEFIAVDIEDKNGCPRYTLAMADIDIFESPFFMRMRLLKSGVRSINNIVDITNYVLLALGQPLHAFDYNKLNGGIIIRKAKDNEKITALDGKEYKLDRSMTVIADQNTPVAIAGVMGGEFSSVDEKTKTVALESAFFDPVGVRLTARKLKLHTESSHRFERGVDPNLCSLASKYALSLMQKYANGKIYKGFIDKKVRQFEPKKVIVSFDGINRLLGSEFSSSEIVDVLVGLNFGVEQVDQKKVEVQIPTYRFDIDGEADIAEEIARIKGYDSIKETMPVTTTYYKQKDEIERISEEVLILLSHMGLFETKNYSFVDDKKLKIFDKNEDRFVYLKNPLIDTQNVMRTTLLVGLLDALSLNISRGARGVPVFEVGRVFYKKDNFAEEFVNAGFLLWGRAQFDWFEHNRYFDYYDAKGIADAVCALIGIKPSFVRSKRPYIHPGRSADLMYDDEDIGYIGELHPDIYDLYDIKFDKRSRIVAGEINLTKLLSIKNETLRYTQLPKLPTVYRDLSVVVDTNTDANSLKDFIEKQDYVYKVALFDVYKLEDGVSLTFRIVLRNDEATFTDSEIENIIKGIYNGLKEKFDAKLRGE encoded by the coding sequence ATGAGGGTTTCATACAGATGGCTTAGAGAATTTATCGATTTTGACTATGATGCGTATACTTTGGCAGATAAGCTAACAATGATGGGTCTTGAGGTAGATAGCATAATGAGCATACCGACCTGGGATAGTGTTGTTGGTGAAGTCATAGAATTAAAAAAAGACTCTAATTTAGCATACTGCAGTGTTGATATCGGTGGTAAAACGATAAACATAGCAACGGCTGATAAAACAGTTGAGGTTGGTGAGAAATTTGGTGTTGTAGTTGCTGGTGGTAGTGTTGGTGATAAAAGCATTGAAAAGAGAAAATTTGGAGAGTTTATATCTGAAGGCATGTTTTTGTCAGCCGAGGAGATGGAGTTAGAGGAAAGTTCAGATAAGCTATTCAGGCTGGATAAAAGCTTTGCAAACGGAACAAAATTAAAGGATTTAGATGAATTTAACGACCATATCATAGAGATAGAGCTTACACCCAATAGGGGTGATGCTTTGAGTATTTTAGGTATTGCAAGAGATGTTAAGGCTCTGGCTGGCAATGAAATAAAGCTACCCAAGATGGAATTTGATTTAATTGATAAGCATATAGATGAGTTTATTGCGGTTGACATTGAGGATAAAAATGGTTGCCCGAGATACACGCTTGCAATGGCCGATATTGATATTTTTGAATCGCCGTTTTTTATGAGAATGAGGCTGCTTAAAAGCGGAGTGCGATCAATAAACAATATTGTTGACATAACAAATTATGTGCTTTTAGCTTTGGGTCAGCCGCTTCATGCTTTTGATTATAACAAGCTAAATGGTGGTATTATTATAAGAAAGGCAAAGGATAATGAAAAGATAACCGCTCTGGATGGGAAGGAATATAAGCTTGACAGAAGCATGACTGTTATTGCAGATCAAAATACACCTGTTGCTATAGCAGGTGTTATGGGCGGTGAGTTTTCAAGTGTGGATGAGAAGACAAAAACTGTTGCACTTGAGAGTGCTTTTTTCGATCCTGTTGGTGTCAGGCTAACGGCACGAAAGCTCAAACTCCATACAGAATCTTCTCATAGATTTGAGCGAGGGGTTGACCCCAACTTATGCAGTCTGGCATCAAAATACGCCCTTTCCCTTATGCAGAAATATGCAAACGGTAAAATTTATAAAGGATTTATAGATAAAAAGGTGCGCCAGTTTGAACCAAAGAAGGTTATTGTAAGTTTTGATGGCATAAACAGGTTGCTTGGCAGTGAGTTTTCATCCAGTGAAATTGTTGATGTTCTTGTTGGTTTAAACTTTGGTGTTGAGCAGGTTGACCAGAAAAAGGTAGAGGTGCAGATTCCTACCTACAGGTTTGATATAGATGGTGAGGCGGATATAGCAGAAGAGATTGCACGCATTAAAGGATACGACTCTATCAAAGAAACAATGCCTGTTACTACAACCTACTACAAACAGAAGGATGAGATAGAGAGGATTTCAGAAGAGGTTTTGATACTGTTAAGCCATATGGGTTTATTTGAAACAAAAAATTACTCTTTTGTGGATGATAAAAAGCTTAAGATTTTTGATAAAAACGAGGATAGATTTGTTTATTTAAAAAATCCTTTAATAGATACGCAGAATGTAATGAGAACAACGCTGCTTGTTGGTTTACTTGATGCGCTTTCTTTAAACATCTCACGCGGCGCAAGAGGTGTGCCTGTTTTTGAGGTGGGCAGGGTTTTTTATAAAAAGGATAATTTTGCAGAGGAGTTTGTAAACGCTGGATTTTTACTGTGGGGTAGGGCGCAATTTGACTGGTTTGAGCATAATAGATATTTTGATTACTACGATGCAAAAGGTATTGCAGATGCTGTTTGTGCCCTGATTGGCATAAAGCCCTCTTTTGTTCGCTCAAAAAGGCCGTATATACATCCAGGCAGAAGTGCGGATTTGATGTATGATGATGAAGATATAGGCTATATTGGAGAGCTGCATCCCGATATTTACGATTTATACGATATAAAATTTGATAAAAGATCCCGTATTGTGGCTGGCGAGATAAACTTAACAAAACTTTTATCTATAAAAAATGAAACATTAAGATACACCCAGCTGCCAAAGCTTCCAACCGTATACAGGGATCTGTCTGTGGTGGTTGATACTAATACAGATGCCAACAGCCTAAAGGATTTCATCGAAAAACAGGATTATGTTTATAAAGTGGCGCTGTTTGATGTCTATAAACTTGAGGATGGTGTTAGCTTGACATTCAGAATAGTTTTAAGAAACGATGAGGCTACCTTTACCGATAGTGAGATTGAAAATATAATTAAGGGAATATATAACGGCTTAAAAGAAAAATTCGATGCAAAACTCAGGGGGGAATGA
- the infC gene encoding translation initiation factor IF-3 yields the protein MNENIKADKVRLIAEDGKQVGVVSFNEALRRAKEAGLDLVVVSPNADPIVCRIMDYGKYNYEKQKKQQKSKKAQKTIKVKEVKLRPRIADNDYMTKLKMARSFLEAKNKVKFNIFLRGREIDKKELVDELIERLKLDLADLGNIEGKVDRQGRRVVVSFVPNK from the coding sequence ATTAATGAGAATATAAAGGCGGATAAGGTAAGGTTAATTGCTGAAGATGGAAAACAGGTAGGCGTTGTATCGTTTAATGAGGCTTTAAGAAGAGCCAAAGAAGCTGGTTTAGATTTAGTGGTTGTATCTCCCAATGCGGATCCAATTGTCTGCCGCATCATGGACTATGGGAAGTATAACTACGAAAAACAGAAAAAGCAGCAGAAGAGTAAAAAGGCTCAAAAGACGATTAAAGTCAAAGAGGTTAAGTTAAGACCAAGAATAGCTGATAACGACTACATGACGAAGTTAAAAATGGCAAGAAGTTTTTTAGAGGCTAAAAATAAGGTTAAGTTTAATATCTTTTTGCGCGGCAGAGAGATAGATAAAAAGGAACTGGTGGATGAGCTTATAGAAAGGCTAAAATTGGATTTAGCAGACCTTGGCAATATAGAAGGCAAGGTTGATCGCCAGGGTAGAAGGGTAGTTGTGTCGTTTGTACCAAATAAGTAG
- the rplT gene encoding 50S ribosomal protein L20, with translation MRVKTGFKRRRRHKKILKLAKGYYQRRHSTYKNAEESVRRALAYAYRDRKVRKREFRKLWIARINAAVREYGLSYSKFIHLLKEKGIELNRKMLSELAIREPENFKKLVESVK, from the coding sequence TTGAGAGTTAAGACGGGTTTTAAAAGAAGAAGAAGACATAAGAAAATTTTAAAGCTTGCAAAAGGTTATTATCAGAGAAGGCATTCTACATATAAAAATGCAGAGGAGAGTGTTAGAAGGGCTTTAGCTTACGCCTACAGGGATAGAAAGGTAAGAAAGAGAGAGTTTAGGAAGCTGTGGATTGCAAGGATCAATGCCGCTGTAAGGGAGTATGGCTTAAGCTATAGCAAATTTATACATCTTTTGAAGGAAAAGGGTATAGAGTTAAATAGAAAAATGTTAAGTGAGCTTGCAATTAGAGAGCCAGAGAACTTTAAAAAACTTGTTGAAAGTGTAAAATAA